Proteins found in one Anopheles aquasalis chromosome 3, idAnoAquaMG_Q_19, whole genome shotgun sequence genomic segment:
- the LOC126578628 gene encoding uncharacterized protein LOC126578628 isoform X1: protein MRHASVWMCILLTFYNLQATTLAAIVPPPWSDPNKNPCASQPGGWQLLYWPPLKRCFKIFQLGYPCPDTMELSPVGAGSTGLGSTAECRCPPGTAQSPLTKKCHKLFERGPCEFGQYFAPIADGAGRSAIPKQRWGLCKSTEICDSGMIFWPQDNKCYQIHTKGPCSKGKLISLDNNGIARCKCESEGDLSNYFHEETETCHEFFTKGPCLGTGELFLPSRKCACHERLPHFHNETNQCYELGTIGPCPFGHTFIVADSKRRDGSTAPKGTLKAECRCKDGYVRWKDGYCYKLYTQGPCEFGSFVTETDVCTPNPCEKGRLYFPQEKTCYRIGAQGPCSLHQVVIFDFTSRPSIDGISYNGMCGCSGVISNLDQSCTDEADQLPQSACDSTPDMVEVNRQCYKLYTRGPCGPGQWLEPKKLPARIRSAACVCRPGYTPYEQPLANGVIGCQAPSVGIARYLNERRHLHSRAPGNLTLPLS from the exons ATGAGGCATGCATCCGTATGGATGTGTATCCTGCTGACCTTCTACAACCTGCAAGCGACGACGCTGGCAGCGATcgtgccaccaccatggaGCGATCCGAACAAGAACCCGTGCGCTAGCCAACCGGGCGGCTGGCAGCTCCTGTACTGGCCACCGCTCAAGCGTTGCTTCAAGATCTTCCAGCTCGGCTACCCATGCCCCGATACGATGGAGCTAAGTCCGGTCGGTGCCGGATCGACGGGTCTCGGTTCGACGGCCGAATGTCGGTGTCCCCCCGGAACGGCCCAATCGCCGCTGACGAAAAAGTGCCACAAACTCTTCGAGCGAGGCCCTTGCGAGTTTGGCCAGTACTTTGCGCCGATCGCGGACGGTGCCGGAAGGAGTGCCAT ACCAAAACAACGCTGGGGTTTGTGCAAGTCGACGGAGATCTGCGACAGTGGGATGATCTTCTGGCCGCAGGACAACAAATGCTACCAGATACACACCAAAGGACCCTGCTCCAAGGGGAAACTCATCAGCCTCGACAACAACGGCATTGCACGGTGTAAG TGTGAAAGCGAAGGCGATCTGAGTAACTACTTCCACGAGGAAACCGAAACCTGCCATGAGTTCTTCACCAAAGGGCCGTGCCTGGGCACGGGCGAACTGTTCCTACCGTCACGCAAGTGTGCCTGCCACGAACGGTTACCACACTTCCACAACGAGACGAATCAATGCTACGAGCTGGGCACGATCGGTCCGTGTCCCTTCGGTCACACGTTCATCGTGGCCGATAGTAAGCGCCGGGATGGGAGCACCGCACCGAAGGGCACACTAAAGGCCGAGTGCCGTTGTAAGGATGGGTACGTACGGTGGAAGGATGGCTACTGCTACAAGCTGTATACACAGGGACCGTGTGAGTTCGGCTCGTTTGTCACGGAAACGGACGTGTGCACGCCGAATCCTTGCGAGAAGGGAAGGTTATACTTTCCGCAGGAGAAAACCTGCTACCGGATCGGAGCGCAAGGTCCGTGCAGCTTGCATCAGGTGGTGATCTTCGATTTCACTTCGCGCCCCTCGATCGATGGCATCTCGTACAATGGGATGTGCGGATGCTCGGGTGTCATCTCCAATCTCGATCAATCGTGCACGGATGAGGCCGATCAGCTGCCACAGAGTGCCTGCGACAGTACGCCCGATATGGTGGAGGTGAACCGGCAGTGCTACAAGCTGTATACGCGCGGTCCCTGTGGACCTGGCCAGTGGCTGGAACCGAAGAAGCTACCGGCCCGTATCCGATCGGCGGCCTGCGTTTGTCGGCCAGGCTACACACCGTACGAACAACCGCTCGCCAACGGAGTCATTGGATGTCAGGCACCGAGCGTTGGCATCGCCAGGTACTTGAACGAACGGCGTCATCTACATTCGCGAGCTCCCGGAAACCTTACCTTGCCCTTATCCTAG
- the LOC126578630 gene encoding luciferin sulfotransferase-like → MAFTYSPIVDPVFQSTCRERNEEEYLMAQCNEYGDVPINLPNWKPEPICLTKHFPRVAESIKRMEVRPDDVWIVTYPKSGTTWTQELVWLVCNGLDYQKAQDVSLEERFPFIELSGIRELPATINPLRDALEMPSPRFIKSHLPPAFLPNALWSVQPKMVHVRRNPKSVAVSYYHHSVSLHCYRGTLENFVRSMMNELTFYSPYHRHLIEYSELRYPNMLSLCFEDMKRDLPTTIRKVCQFFCKTEYSEAQLQQLAEHLFFDKMRENAAVNKREWVEYNLQQTNRGDKLTDGNMQFIRRGEVDGWRREMHHGLVEEFDGWVKRNIPHDKYSYLFQ, encoded by the exons ATGGCATTCACCTACAGCCCAATCGTCGATCCCGTGTTCCAGTCAACATGCCGGGAGCGGAACGAGGAAGAGTACCTCATGGCACAGTGCAACGAGTACGGCGATGTACCGATCAACCTGCCGAACTGGAAACCTGAACCCATCTGCCTAACGAAACATTTTCCTCGAGTTGCggaatcaatcaaacggaTGGAAGTGCGGCCAGATGATGTGTGGATCGTAACGTACCCGAAAAGTGGCACCACCTGGACGCAGGAACTGGTCTGGCTCGTGTGCAATGGGCTGGACTACCAGAAGGCCCAGGATGTTTCGCTCGAAGAGCGATTCCCCTTCATCGA GCTCAGTGGAATACGTGAACTACCGGCCACGATCAATCCACTGCGGGATGCCCTTGAGATGCCGTCGCCTCGCTTCATCAAATCCCATCTACCGCCAGCATTCCTACCAAACGCCCTGTGGTCCGTACAGCCAAAGATGGTGCACGTTCGCCGCAATCCAAAGTCGGTGGCCGTGTCGTACTATCATCATTCCGTGTCCCTTCACTGCTACCGCGGAACGCTCGAGAACTTTGtccgatcgatgatgaacGAGCTTACCTTCTACTCTCCCTACCATCGGCATCTGATCGAGTACAGTGAGCTGCGCTATCCGAACATGTTGTCCCTGTGCTTCGAAGACATGAAACGGGATCTACCCACGACCATTCGGAAGGTTTGCCAGTTCTTCTGCAAGACTGAGTACTCTGAGGCGCAACTACAGCAGCTAGCCGAACATCTGTTCTTTGATAAGATGCGCGAAAATGCAGCCGTTAACAAGCGCGAGTGGGTTGAGTACAATCTGCAGCAAACGAACCGCGGTGATAAGCTGACCGATGGCAATATGCAGTTCATACGCCGGGGCGAGGTCGATGGTTGGCGGAGGGAAATGCACCACGGTTTGGTCGAGGAATTTGATGGGTGGGTCAAGCGGAACATACCACACGACAAATACTCTTATCTTTTCCAGTGA
- the LOC126578632 gene encoding luciferin sulfotransferase-like codes for MFTSKPMDSPIAKAVLAPMHGPTIEIHLNDHSELPAVVTRSRKPTHCVLTPQYMQSAERIRDLTVYEDDVWILSYPKCGTTWTQEMVWLVSHDLDYATASEVNLLERSIFLEFSAFMLNFPGDTIKQVEEAPRPRHIQCHLPLALLPKQIWTIRPRLIYCARNPKDATVSFYHHYRHLHGYQGSMEDFLEAILADQVLFGPQIPHTLDFWTVRHEMNILFIHFEDMKMDMKSVLRRVCKYFGKSYSDDQLSELERHLSFDVMKNNKSANNSCVLELVEGLSGKKVEDFQFMRKGKIGSHHDELSPQYVSRLNQYIETHLAGSDFRFKE; via the exons ATGTTTACAAGCAAACCCATGGACTCTCCCATCGCTAAAGCCGTACTGGCCCCAATGCATGGACCAACGATCGAGATTCATCTCAACGACCATAGCGAGCTGCCAGCGGTTGTGACTCGTTCGCGCAAACCAACACATTGCGTCCTCACACCGCAATACATGCAATCGGCTGAGCGAATTCGCGATCTGACCGTTTACGAGGATGATGTGTGGATATTGAGCTACCCCAAGTGTGGCACAACCTGGACACAGGAGATGGTCTGGTTGGTGAGTCACGATTTGGACTATGCTACGGCTTCCGAAGTAAATCTCCTCGAACGATCCATCTTTCTTGA ATTCTCAGCTTTTATGCTGAACTTTCCCGGAGATACGATCAAGCAGGTGGAAGAGGCACCACGTCCGCGTCACATTCAGTGTCACTTGCCGCTGGCATTACTCCCCAAGCAAATCTGGACGATCCGCCCACGTCTGATCTACTGTGCGCGCAATCCAAAGGATGCGACGGTCAGCTTCTACCATCACTATCGTCACCTCCACGGCTATCAAGGATCGATGGAGGACTTCCTGGAGGCAATATTGGCCGATCAGGTCCTGTTTGGACCACAGATCCCGCACACACTGGACTTTTGGACCGTTCGTCACGAGATGAACATTCTTTTCATTCACTTTGAAGACATGAAGATG GACATGAAATCAGTCCTGAGAAGAGTGTGTAAATATTTTGGAAAATCATACAGTGACGACCAGCTTTCCGAGCTAGAGCGACACCTTTCCTTCGATGTTATGAAAA ATAACAAATCAGCCAACAACTCGTGCGTTTTGGAGTTGGTGGAAGGATTGTCGGGAAAAAAGGTAGAAGACTTCCA ATTCATGCGCAAAGGAAAAATTGGTTCCCATCACGACGAATTGTCCCCACAGTACGTGAGCCGATTGAATCAATACATTGAAACGCACCTTGCCGGCAGTGATTTCCGATTCAAGGAATAA
- the LOC126578628 gene encoding uncharacterized protein LOC126578628 isoform X2, whose protein sequence is MRHASVWMCILLTFYNLQATTLAAIVPPPWSDPNKNPCASQPGGWQLLYWPPLKRCFKIFQLGYPCPDTMELSPVGAGSTGLGSTAECRCPPGTAQSPLTKKCHKLFERGPCEFGQYFAPIADGAGRSAIPKQRWGLCKSTEICDSGMIFWPQDNKCYQIHTKGPCSKGKLISLDNNGIARCKCESEGDLSNYFHEETETCHEFFTKGPCLGTGELFLPSRKCACHERLPHFHNETNQCYELGTIGPCPFGHTFIVADSKRRDGSTAPKGTLKAECRCKDGYVRWKDGYCYKLYTQGPCEFGSFVTETDVCTPNPCEKGRLYFPQEKTCYRIGAQGPCSLHQVVIFDFTSRPSIDGISYNGMCGCSGVISNLDQSCTDEADQLPQSACDSTPDMVEVNRQCYKLYTRGPCGPGQWLEPKKLPARIRSAACVCRPGYTPYEQPLANGVIGCQAPSVGIARWFMSLLGFGSSDPDEY, encoded by the exons ATGAGGCATGCATCCGTATGGATGTGTATCCTGCTGACCTTCTACAACCTGCAAGCGACGACGCTGGCAGCGATcgtgccaccaccatggaGCGATCCGAACAAGAACCCGTGCGCTAGCCAACCGGGCGGCTGGCAGCTCCTGTACTGGCCACCGCTCAAGCGTTGCTTCAAGATCTTCCAGCTCGGCTACCCATGCCCCGATACGATGGAGCTAAGTCCGGTCGGTGCCGGATCGACGGGTCTCGGTTCGACGGCCGAATGTCGGTGTCCCCCCGGAACGGCCCAATCGCCGCTGACGAAAAAGTGCCACAAACTCTTCGAGCGAGGCCCTTGCGAGTTTGGCCAGTACTTTGCGCCGATCGCGGACGGTGCCGGAAGGAGTGCCAT ACCAAAACAACGCTGGGGTTTGTGCAAGTCGACGGAGATCTGCGACAGTGGGATGATCTTCTGGCCGCAGGACAACAAATGCTACCAGATACACACCAAAGGACCCTGCTCCAAGGGGAAACTCATCAGCCTCGACAACAACGGCATTGCACGGTGTAAG TGTGAAAGCGAAGGCGATCTGAGTAACTACTTCCACGAGGAAACCGAAACCTGCCATGAGTTCTTCACCAAAGGGCCGTGCCTGGGCACGGGCGAACTGTTCCTACCGTCACGCAAGTGTGCCTGCCACGAACGGTTACCACACTTCCACAACGAGACGAATCAATGCTACGAGCTGGGCACGATCGGTCCGTGTCCCTTCGGTCACACGTTCATCGTGGCCGATAGTAAGCGCCGGGATGGGAGCACCGCACCGAAGGGCACACTAAAGGCCGAGTGCCGTTGTAAGGATGGGTACGTACGGTGGAAGGATGGCTACTGCTACAAGCTGTATACACAGGGACCGTGTGAGTTCGGCTCGTTTGTCACGGAAACGGACGTGTGCACGCCGAATCCTTGCGAGAAGGGAAGGTTATACTTTCCGCAGGAGAAAACCTGCTACCGGATCGGAGCGCAAGGTCCGTGCAGCTTGCATCAGGTGGTGATCTTCGATTTCACTTCGCGCCCCTCGATCGATGGCATCTCGTACAATGGGATGTGCGGATGCTCGGGTGTCATCTCCAATCTCGATCAATCGTGCACGGATGAGGCCGATCAGCTGCCACAGAGTGCCTGCGACAGTACGCCCGATATGGTGGAGGTGAACCGGCAGTGCTACAAGCTGTATACGCGCGGTCCCTGTGGACCTGGCCAGTGGCTGGAACCGAAGAAGCTACCGGCCCGTATCCGATCGGCGGCCTGCGTTTGTCGGCCAGGCTACACACCGTACGAACAACCGCTCGCCAACGGAGTCATTGGATGTCAGGCACCGAGCGTTGGCATCGCCAG GTGGTTCATGAGCTTGCTAGGCTTTGGTTCCTCCGATCCGGACGAGTACTGA
- the LOC126578634 gene encoding luciferin sulfotransferase-like yields MSFSITPIKSDLGTPGYTAFVEVQLNDLSDYPLETPPSSAIVSAKYQSYAQQVRDFQVYENDVWIVTFPKCGTSWTQEMVWLIDNALDYKTARAIDINTRSVFFEIGVFGDRIPEDTVTATANLKRPRHIKSHLPLPLLPRQLWTVKPKIVYVTRNPKDVAVSYLHHYRMIMGYRGSKEAFFDGLLQDRVMYCPQVRQTLDFWALKDQPNVLFLTYEEMKRNLRGVLPRVCEFFGKSYTDDQLDELAEHLSFDQMKKNPATNNDQIVRDAMRRNDREGEHFEFMRKGIIGDYKNELSDDYIAKFDRFIEEQLAGSDFRYGA; encoded by the exons ATGTCCTTCTCCATCACTCCCATCAAGTCAGACTTGGGCACTCCCGGATATACCGCCTTCGTCGAGGTACAGCTTAACGATCTATCGGATTACCCACTAGAAACACCGCCATCCTCCGCAATCGTTTCGGCCAAGTATCAGTCCTATGCCCAGCAGGTACGAGACTTTCAGGTGTACGAAAATGACGTTTGGATCGTCACCTTTCCCAAGTGTGGCACTTCCTGGACACAGGAGATGGTCTGGCTGATCGATAACGCACTCGACTATAAAACGGCGCGCGCCATTGACATCAACACAAGATCCGTCTTTTTTGA AATCGGGGTATTTGGTGATCGCATACCAGAGGATACGGTAACTGCTACGGCAAACTTGAAGCGCCCACGGCACATCAAATCGCATCTACCGTTACCGCTGCTACCACGCCAGCTGTGGACCGTGAAACCAAAAATTGTGTACGTCACACGCAACCCGAAAGATGTGGCAGTGTCCTATCTACATCATTACCGCATGATCATGGGTTATCGCGGCTCGAAGGAAGCGTTTTTCGATGGACTGCTCCAGGATCGGGTTATGTACTGTCCGCAGGTGCGCCAGACGCTCGACTTTTGGGCGCTCAAAGACCAACCGAACGTACTCTTTCTCACTTACGAGGAGATGAAGCGG AATCTCCGTGGTGTTCTACCGCGTGTTTGCGAATTTTTCGGCAAATCTTACACCGATGATCAGCTGGATGAGCTCGCTGAACACTTATCGTTCGACCAGATGAAAA AGAATCCGGCTACAAACAACGATCAGATAGTGCGCGACGCTATGAGAAGGAACGATCGTGAGGGGGAACACTTTGA GTTTATGCGTAAAGGAATCATTGGAGACTACAAGAACGAGCTGTCGGATGACTACATTGCCAAGTTTGATCGCTTCATAGAGgagcagctggctggcagtgaCTTTAGATACGGTGCTTAA
- the LOC126578633 gene encoding luciferin sulfotransferase-like encodes MIQYEKFNNEYTDQIDCPGTEKHYRLTGSGESSTAEWCIMIEPYLPLIDQIKKMPVYEDDVWVITFPKCGTTWTQEMVWLLNNDLNYDRASKETLEERFPFLELTGALSLIGGDSVGKVRDLRRPRHIKSHLPFMLLPEAIHTVRPKVIYVSRNPKDAATSFFHHYRNIVGFDGAREQFFDAFLNESHIYAPFGGHVRRYWEWSRSPSANCLFLTYEQMKRDLRAVIEKTANFLGKQYTLEEVDELSNHLSVESMRNNKSCNMDDLLEWARTTNYSDERKKRDDNGFRFIRSGTVGTYKQDMTDEYIERFETYEQRITKESGFDFYF; translated from the exons ATGATCCAGTACGAAAAGTTCAACAACGAATACACCGATCAGATCGATTGCCCTGGAACGGAAAAGCACTATCGACTGACGGGATCGGGCGAATCGTCCACCGCCGAGTGGTGCATCATGATTGAACCATACTTACCACTGATCGatcaaataaagaaaatgCCCGTCTACGAGGACGATGTGTGGGTCATCACGTTTCCCAAGTGTGGAACCACGTGGACGCAGGAGATGGTTTGGTTGCTGAACAACGATCTCAACTACGATCGTGCGTCCAAGGAAACGCTCGAAGAACGTTTTCCCTTTCTCGA ATTAACCGGAGCTCTGTCCCTCATCGGTGGCGATTCGGTGGGAAAAGTGCGTGATCTCAGGCGGCCACGGCACATTAAATCACACCTTCCGTTCATGCTACTGCCGGAAGCGATTCATACGGTGCGCCCGAAggtgatttatgtttcacgTAATCCCAAGGATGCGGCCACTTCCTTCTTCCACCATTATCGTAACATTGTTGGGTTCGATGGGGCGCGGGAGCAGTTCTTTGATGCTTTTCTCAACGAGAGCCACATCTACGCACCGTTCGGTGGTCATGTGCGTCGCTACTGGGAGTGGAGCCGAAGCCCCAGTGCCAACTGTCTCTTTCTCACGTACGAGCAGATGAAACGTGATCTGCGCGCTGTGATCGAGAAGACGGCCAACTTCCTGGGGAAGCAGTACACCCTGGAAGAGGTGGACGAGCTGTCCAACCATCTGTCGGTGGAATCGATGAGAA ATAACAAGTCATGCAACATGGACGATCTGTTGGAATGGGCCAGGACTACCAACTACAGCGACGAGCGTAAGAAGCGTGACGATAATGGTTTCAG GTTCATCCGCAGCGGAACTGTGGGGACGTATAAGCAGGACATGACCGACGAATACATCGAACGCTTCGAGACGTACGAGCAGCGTATTACAAAGGAAAGCGGATTCGATTTCTACTTCTAA
- the LOC126578629 gene encoding sulfotransferase 1A3-like, whose protein sequence is MSHSYLLAVLLLQQTISVVYARGQTHSLANMSAAAFTITETDEQSVYTERRQIKVLLNDLKDYPLDPAVRPPVSVTISSKYRNYLQRVRDFQVFEDDVWIVTFPKSGTTWTEEMTWLINHDLDYDTARSIKLNSRSTFLEIGAISELFPIDTIATAERSARPRQIKSHLPLPLLPRQLWTVKPKIVYVARNPKDVAISFYHHYRVFVSYNGTKETFLNELLADQVTYCPMVSHVLDFWALKHEPNVLFLTYETMKRNLRAVLPDVCRHFNKTYSEAQLDELAVHLSFDEMKKNPATNKDDVVRNALAKDNRIGDEQFKFLRKGIVGDYRNELPEEFNVKFDRFIAEQLAGSDFRYEYD, encoded by the exons ATGTCGCACAGCTATCTTCTCGCAgtcttgctgctgcagcaaacgaTTAGCGTTGTGTACGCCCGGGGACAAACTCACAGTCTAGCCAACATGTCCGCTGCTGCCTTTACGATAACTGAAACCGATGAGCAGTCCGTGTACACCGAGCGCCGTCAAATCAAAGTGTTACTCAACGATTTGAAGGATTATCCGTTAGATCCTGCCGTGAGGCCACCGGTTTCCGTGACCATATCATCCAAGTATCGAAACTACCTCCAGCGTGTACGAGACTTTCAAGTGTTCGAGGATGATGTTTGGATTGTGACATTCCCGAAAAGTGGAACCACCTGGACGGAGGAGATGACCTGGTTGATCAATCACGATCTCGACTACGATACGGCACGGAGCATCAAGTTAAACTCGCGCTCGACATTTCTCGA AATAGGCGCAATTTCGGAACTCTTTCCGATTGATACGATTGCAACCGCCGAGCGGAGCGCACGGCCGCGACAAATTAAATCACACCTTCCACTGCCCCTTCTACCACGCCAGCTGTGGACGGTGAAACCGAAGATCGTCTACGTCGCACGCAATCCAAAGGATGTGGCCATTTCGTTCTACCATCATtatcgtgtgtttgtgagttACAATGGAACGAAGGAAACTTTCCTGAACGAGTTACTGGCCGATCAGGTAACCTACTGCCCTATGGTGTCCCATGTGCTTGACTTTTGGGCCCTCAAACATGAACCGAATGTACTGTTTCTCACCTACGAAACGATGAAACGG AACCTACGAGCTGTACTACCCGATGTGTGCCGCCACTTTAACAAGACCTACTCCGAGGCACAGCTGGACGAGCTGGCCGTTCATTTGTCGTTTGACGAGATGAAAA AAAATCCGGCCACTAACAAGGACGACGTGGTGCGCAACGCTCTTGCCAAGGACAATCGAATCGGCGATGAACAGTTCAA ATTCCTACGCAAAGGCATCGTCGGAGATTATCGCAACGAGCTACCAGAAGAGTTCAACGTCAAGTTCGATCGTTTCATTGCAGAGCAGCTCGCTGGAAGTGATTTCCGATACGAATACGATTAA
- the LOC126575025 gene encoding general transcription factor IIH subunit 4 has translation MSEAKSGNFSKPSAGSSSSSSILITKPANLECKDLEEYLKSRPPEVLEKLYNYPAICLAVYRELPEVARQFVIRILFVEQPIPQAVVSSWATQVYAKENTSVSQVLSELGVWRSAAYPGGLAAWELCPTFKKNLKIALLGGGRPWSMSNALDPDQKSRDIDFLDTYAMSRWRCVLHYMVGAGSSKGMEGEGISPDAVRILLHANLMKRDETEGSPVITRQGFQFLLLDTQAQVWHFMLQYLDTCEARGLNLPECLSMLFQLSFSTLGRDYSSEGLSSGLLTFLQHLREFGLVYQRKRKEGRFYPTRLAHNITSKNATHATTLAQDQESDATRDKGYIIVETNYRVYAYTDSNLQVALLGLFTELLYRFPNLVVGVLTRDSVRQAFRGGITAEQIISYLEQHAHPTMLTVEQAINSRSTLPPTVVDQIKLWENERNRFTYTEGVVYNQFLSQADFITLRDYAQSIGVMIWQNERIRTMVVTKNGHDDVKKFWKRYSKGGS, from the exons ATGTCCGAGGCGAAGAGTGGCAACTTCTCAAAACCGTCGGCCGgatcctcctcatcctcctccattCTTATCACCAAACCGGCTAATTTGGAATGCAAAGATTTGGAAGAATACCTCAAATCTCGCCCACCGGAAGTGCTCGAGAAGCTATACAACTATCCGGCCATCTGCCTGGCCGTATATCG AGAGCTGCCGGAGGTTGCTCGTCAGTTTGTCATTCGCATTCTGTTCGTCGAGCAGCCGATCCCACAAGCGGTCGTATCGTCGTGGGCGACGCAAGTGTACGCCAA AGAAAACACGTCGGTTTCGCAGGTGCTATCGGAGCTCGGAGTATGGCGGAGCGCGGCCTATCCGGGCGGACTAGCGGCGTGGGAACTGTGTCCAACGTTCAAGAAGAACCTCAAGATCGCGCTACTGGGCGGCGGCCGTCCCTGGTCGATGTCGAACGCCCTCGACCCGGATCAGAAGTCGCGCGACATCGACTTCCTGGACACGTACGCCATGTCCCGGTGGCGCTGCGTGCTGCACTATATGGTTGGAGCCGGTAGCTCGAAGGGCATGGAGGGCGAGGGCATCTCACCGGACGCGGTGCGCATTCTGCTGCACGCAAATCTGATGAAACGCGACGAAACCGAGGGCAGTCCGGTGATCACGCGGCAAGGTTTCCAGTTTCTGCTGCTCGATACCCAGGCCCAGGTGTGGCACTTTATGCTCCAGTACCTCGACACGTGCGAGGCTCGTGGACTGAACCTGCCCGAGTGTCTCTCGATGTTGTTCCAACTTAGCTTCAGTACGCTCGGACGCGATTACAGCTCCGAGGGATTGAGCAGTGGGTTGCTGACCTTTCTCCAGCATCTACGCGAGTTCGGGCTGGTATACCAGCGGAAGCGCAAAGAGGGACGCTTCTATCCGACGCGGCTGGCCCACAACATTACTTCAAAGAACGCCACGCACGCAACAACACTGGCCCAAGACCAAGAATCGGATGCCACACGGGACAAGGGATACATCATCGTGGAAACCAATTACCGCGTGTACGCCTATACCGATTCCAATCTGCAGGTGGCCCTACTCGGTCTCTTCACCGAACTGCTCTATCGCTTCCCGAATCTCGTCGTTGGTGTGCTGACGCGCGATTCCGTGCGGCAAGCATTCCGCGGTGGCATTACGGCGGAACAAATCATCAGCTATCTCGAGCAGCACGCCCATCCCACGATGCTGACCGTCGAGCAGGCGATCAACAGTCGATCCACGCTTCCCCCGACGGTGGTCGATCAGATTAAACTGTGGGAGAACGAGCGGAACCGTTTCACCTACACCGAGGGCGTCGTCTACAATCAGTTCCTGTCGCAGGCGGACTTTATAACGCTGCGCGATTACGCACAGTCGATCGGCGTGATGATATGGCAAAACGAGCGCATTCGAACGATGGTCGTGACGAAGAACGGGCATGACGATGTGAAAAAGTTCTGGAAACGTTACTCCAAAGGTGGAAGCTAG
- the LOC126578631 gene encoding luciferin sulfotransferase-like, which translates to MFTYKPLTSDLARAVQVSVNGPLVEVHLTDQSDLPVPVTRQRKAAYTVLNESYKNYAERIRNLTVYADDLWVITAPKCGTTWTQEMMWLLDHNLDYQRAIDVNLLHRTNFLEFSTLVPSFEQDTIELVERMERPRHIKSHLPMALLPKQLWTVRPRIVYCARNPKDMVTSFYHHYQHLHGYHGSRETFFDAILQDLVMFQPQIAHTLDFWSIRNEPNVLFLHFEQMKRNMYSVLKEASAFLGKSYTSEQLQSLEKHLSFDVMKDNNFANHSELLRMMKSIPGVNVDKGFQFMRKGQVGSHREELDPEYITRLTTYIENGLKGSAFQFME; encoded by the exons ATGTTTACATACAAACCACTCACGTCGGATCTAGCGAGGGCTGTACAGGTCTCCGTCAATGGGCCACTAGTTGAGGTGCATTTGACGGACCAATCTGACCTTCCAGTGCCCGTTACACGCCAAAGGAAAGCAGCCTATACTGTGCTGAACGAAAGTTACAAGAACTATGCGGAACGAATACGAAACCTCACCGTCTACGCGGACGATCTGTGGGTTATTACGGCTCCAAAGTGCGGTACCACGTGGACCCAGGAAATGATGTGGTTATTGGATCATAATCTCGATTACCAGCGCGCGATCGACGTGAATCTACTTCACCGAACTAACTTCCTCGA ATTCTCCACTTTAGTGCCATCATTCGAACAGGACACTATTGAGCTGGTAGAGCGTATGGAACGGCCAAGGCACATCAAAAGTCATCTCCCGATGGCACTGCTGCCCAAGCAGCTGTGGACTGTGCGGCCCCGGATCGTTTACTGTGCGCGCAACCCGAAAGACATGGTTACGAGCTTCTACCATCACTATCAGCATCTGCACGGTTACCATGGATCCAGGGAAACATTTTTTGACGCCATCCTGCAGGATCTCGTCATGTTTCAACCACAGATCGCGCACACATTAGACTTTTGGAGCATACGCAACGAGCCCAACGTGCTGTTTCTGCATTTCGAACAGATGAAACGG AATATGTACTCGGTACTTAAGGAAGCGTCCGCATTTCTAGGAAAATCCTACACCAGCGAACAGCTCCAATCATTAGAGAAACATCTCTCATTCGATGTGATGAAAG ATAACAATTTCGCCAACCACAGTGAATTGCTACGTATGATGAAGAGCATCCCTGGTGTGAATGTGGACAAAGGCTTCCA ATTCATGCGAAAAGGCCAGGTTGGATCCCATCGCGAAGAACTGGACCCCGAGTACATCACCAGGTTGACGACTTACattgaaaatggtttgaaagggagtgcttttcaatttatggaataa